One segment of Nocardioides sp. QY071 DNA contains the following:
- a CDS encoding SIS domain-containing protein, whose protein sequence is MIWFDESRLDDHAALATADLRLRTLAESGARVRREVGDSAEAIAEAVARSIETRPRAVIAAGPDSRLLRAVLEPFCPVPFVAWPSPALPGWAGSLDLVVVLAPDGGDAGTALAVAEAARRGCQLVVAAPRGSLVAEHATGRWTTLLPTSTGDQLATAVAMLSFLDQVNLGPSAEPEAVSEALDAVAIACSPNRDISINPAKMLAISLADAAPLVWGGSVLAARAARRIAESIRRTSGRTALAGDAEHLLPVVEAARPRNVFADPVADGTGDRRPVLVMLDDGVDDPVVRDQRQRLEDAARNQDVRIEHVSTEAAGEVARYASLLLSGTYAAEYLRLGLVED, encoded by the coding sequence ATGATCTGGTTCGACGAGTCCCGGCTGGACGACCACGCAGCGCTCGCCACCGCCGACCTGCGGCTGCGCACGCTGGCCGAGTCCGGCGCCCGGGTACGCCGCGAGGTCGGCGACTCCGCCGAGGCCATCGCCGAGGCGGTGGCCCGATCGATCGAGACCCGCCCGCGTGCGGTGATCGCCGCCGGGCCCGACTCCCGCCTGCTGCGGGCCGTGCTCGAGCCCTTCTGTCCCGTGCCGTTCGTGGCCTGGCCCTCCCCGGCGCTGCCCGGCTGGGCAGGCAGCCTCGACCTGGTCGTCGTGCTCGCCCCCGACGGCGGCGACGCCGGAACGGCGCTGGCCGTCGCCGAGGCAGCGCGCCGCGGCTGCCAGCTCGTGGTGGCCGCGCCGCGCGGATCGCTGGTGGCCGAGCACGCGACCGGTCGCTGGACGACGCTGCTGCCCACCAGCACCGGCGACCAGCTCGCGACCGCGGTCGCGATGCTCTCCTTCCTCGACCAGGTCAACCTCGGCCCGAGTGCCGAGCCGGAGGCCGTGTCCGAGGCACTCGACGCGGTCGCCATCGCCTGCTCGCCGAACCGCGACATCTCGATCAACCCCGCCAAGATGCTGGCCATCTCGCTGGCTGACGCCGCCCCGCTGGTCTGGGGTGGCTCGGTCCTCGCGGCCCGGGCCGCGCGCCGGATCGCAGAGTCGATCCGCCGCACCTCCGGCCGCACGGCGCTCGCCGGCGACGCCGAGCACCTGCTGCCCGTCGTCGAGGCGGCCCGCCCGCGCAACGTCTTCGCCGACCCGGTCGCCGACGGCACCGGCGATCGCCGCCCGGTGCTGGTGATGCTCGACGACGGCGTCGACGACCCGGTCGTCCGCGACCAGCGGCAGCGCCTCGAGGACGCCGCCCGCAACCAGGACGTCCGGATCGAGCACGTCTCCACCGAGGCGGCCGGCGAGGTCGCCCGCTACGCGTCGCTGCTGCTCAGCGGCACGTACGCGGCGGAGTACCTGCGCCTGGGGCTCGTCGAGGACTGA
- a CDS encoding WhiB family transcriptional regulator → MRELFLVEAETDELGWQERALCAQTDPEAFFPEKGGSTREAKKVCQTCEVRIECLEAALGNDERFGIWGGMSERERRKLKKRAV, encoded by the coding sequence GTGAGGGAACTGTTCCTGGTCGAAGCAGAGACCGACGAGCTGGGGTGGCAGGAGCGCGCACTGTGCGCGCAGACCGACCCCGAGGCCTTCTTCCCTGAGAAGGGAGGATCGACGCGCGAGGCCAAGAAGGTCTGCCAGACCTGCGAGGTGCGCATCGAGTGCCTGGAGGCCGCGTTGGGCAACGACGAGCGCTTCGGTATCTGGGGTGGGATGTCGGAGCGTGAGCGCCGCAAGCTGAAGAAGCGAGCCGTCTAA
- a CDS encoding Trm112 family protein, with amino-acid sequence MSPELLAIIVCPSCKGDLAVTPAGESVELVCQGCGFAYPVRDGIPVLLVDEARKPA; translated from the coding sequence ATCTCGCCCGAGCTGCTGGCGATCATCGTGTGTCCCTCCTGCAAGGGCGACCTCGCGGTGACACCCGCAGGGGAGTCGGTGGAGCTGGTGTGCCAGGGCTGCGGGTTCGCGTACCCGGTGCGCGACGGCATCCCGGTCCTGCTGGTCGACGAGGCCCGCAAGCCGGCGTGA
- a CDS encoding DUF5719 family protein, with the protein MSEPQQTPSRSGGRRASVARRRRLDLLVALAIVLPAVVALAIGAIGDEESPVAGPQPPGTAELTSATVVCPGGTRASSATRVGRTPGVAGGELAVLTAPADGAEAVAGAPVTAEAATSAVVPDSSGPVVLDGRGAAAPGVVAGRDDPLAVPECRAPAYDEWLVGLGATARYATTLELVNPDDGEAVVDVALSDADGPVEEPALRGIQVPAHGVHRIDLAASAPRRELTAAHVTVTRGRVALTARTTRDQLGRGRVSTDFLPSQAAPDTENLILGVPEGARGATLFVANPGESEVRARVRLVTADATFTPTAAPEVAVGPHAMQEVDLGPLLSGENGAGVLGVVVESEDPVAASVRLVSRKDLVLLAPAIEVREPTAAVVPTGEKTLLLGHALRTGVVHVTSYGADGAVLREDQVEVAPDRAASLALPPEAVLVAVEPRNTRIAGVVSLPTGGAQPGLATLRLRPAETHARIPVVSPD; encoded by the coding sequence ATGAGTGAGCCCCAGCAGACCCCGTCCCGGTCCGGCGGCCGCCGCGCATCCGTCGCCCGGCGTCGCCGCCTCGACCTCCTCGTGGCCCTGGCGATCGTGCTGCCCGCGGTCGTCGCGCTCGCGATCGGCGCCATCGGTGACGAGGAGTCCCCGGTCGCCGGGCCGCAGCCGCCGGGCACCGCCGAGCTCACCTCCGCCACCGTGGTCTGCCCGGGCGGCACCCGTGCCTCGAGCGCGACCCGGGTCGGCCGCACGCCCGGTGTCGCGGGCGGTGAGCTCGCGGTGCTGACCGCTCCGGCGGACGGCGCCGAGGCGGTCGCCGGCGCACCGGTCACCGCCGAGGCGGCGACGTCGGCCGTCGTACCCGACAGCTCCGGCCCGGTCGTCCTCGACGGCCGCGGTGCCGCCGCCCCCGGCGTCGTCGCCGGCCGCGACGACCCGCTGGCCGTGCCCGAGTGCCGCGCCCCGGCGTACGACGAGTGGTTGGTCGGCCTCGGCGCCACCGCCCGCTACGCCACCACGCTCGAGCTGGTGAACCCCGACGACGGCGAGGCGGTCGTCGACGTCGCGCTGTCCGACGCCGACGGGCCGGTCGAGGAGCCCGCCCTGCGCGGCATCCAGGTGCCGGCGCACGGCGTCCACCGCATCGACCTGGCCGCGTCGGCGCCGCGCCGCGAGCTGACCGCCGCCCACGTCACCGTGACCCGCGGCCGCGTCGCGCTCACCGCACGGACGACCCGCGACCAGCTCGGCCGCGGCCGGGTCAGCACCGACTTCCTGCCGAGCCAGGCCGCACCCGACACCGAGAACCTGATCCTCGGCGTGCCCGAGGGCGCCCGCGGCGCCACGCTGTTCGTCGCCAACCCGGGCGAGAGCGAGGTCCGCGCCCGGGTCCGGCTGGTGACCGCCGACGCGACCTTCACGCCGACCGCCGCCCCCGAGGTCGCGGTCGGCCCCCACGCCATGCAGGAGGTCGACCTCGGACCGCTGCTCTCCGGCGAGAACGGCGCCGGCGTGCTCGGCGTCGTCGTCGAGTCGGAGGACCCGGTCGCGGCGTCCGTACGGCTGGTCTCGCGCAAGGACCTCGTCCTGCTCGCGCCCGCGATCGAGGTGCGCGAGCCGACCGCCGCGGTCGTGCCGACGGGGGAGAAGACCCTGCTGCTCGGGCACGCCCTGCGCACCGGCGTCGTCCACGTGACGTCGTACGGCGCCGACGGGGCGGTCCTGCGCGAGGACCAGGTCGAGGTCGCGCCCGACCGGGCGGCCTCCCTCGCGCTGCCGCCCGAGGCTGTGCTCGTCGCCGTCGAGCCGCGCAACACCCGGATCGCCGGGGTCGTCTCGTTGCCGACGGGCGGTGCGCAGCCGGGGCTCGCGACGCTGCGGCTGCGGCCGGCCGAGACCCACGCCCGGATCCCGGTCGTCTCGCCGGACTGA
- a CDS encoding acyltransferase family protein: protein MASAPRTRDPWLDNAKMGLVTLVVVGHLLALLPADGPGGRVYDFVYLWHMPAFVFLSGYLSRGFRYTPSRLWQLVTTLLVPYVIFEGALAWFRINVGHEHLYDLWTDPHFPLWYLLAMVAWRLATPILRPLRGGVLVAVGISIAGGLLLAGEWTRWLDAPRIVGFLPFFVLGLKTTPEALEWLRGRFAALLGIATFAALWVAAGSLDEWASRDYLYQRPSELLDDPTSTAVLTRLLVLLAGVAGALAWLSVVPRIGGWFTQMGSASLVIYLFHGFVVKELEYLGFVEWAHDRPWLGLLAAVGVGVGVALALAAPPVRRVLERVVDPFDVAHRRVREAVQLTGVVHEQERETADAGLVGAGR from the coding sequence ATGGCCTCAGCACCTCGGACTCGGGATCCCTGGCTCGACAACGCGAAGATGGGCCTGGTCACGCTCGTCGTGGTCGGGCACCTGCTCGCGTTGCTTCCTGCCGACGGCCCGGGCGGGCGGGTGTACGACTTCGTCTACCTGTGGCACATGCCGGCGTTCGTGTTCCTCTCCGGCTACCTGTCGCGGGGCTTCCGCTACACCCCGTCGCGGCTGTGGCAGCTGGTCACCACCCTGCTCGTGCCGTACGTCATCTTCGAGGGCGCACTGGCCTGGTTCCGGATCAACGTCGGCCACGAGCACCTCTACGACCTGTGGACCGACCCGCACTTCCCGCTGTGGTACCTGCTCGCGATGGTGGCCTGGCGGCTCGCGACCCCGATCCTGCGGCCGCTGCGGGGCGGCGTCCTGGTCGCGGTCGGGATCAGCATCGCCGGAGGCCTCCTGCTCGCCGGGGAATGGACCCGCTGGCTGGACGCCCCGCGGATCGTGGGCTTCCTGCCGTTCTTCGTGCTCGGCCTGAAGACCACGCCCGAAGCGCTGGAGTGGCTGCGCGGCCGGTTCGCCGCTCTGCTCGGCATCGCGACCTTCGCGGCGCTGTGGGTCGCCGCCGGCTCCCTGGACGAGTGGGCCAGCCGCGACTACCTCTACCAGCGGCCCTCCGAGCTGCTCGACGACCCGACCTCGACCGCAGTCCTGACCCGGCTCCTGGTGCTGCTCGCCGGCGTCGCGGGCGCGCTGGCCTGGCTCAGCGTCGTACCTCGCATCGGTGGTTGGTTCACCCAGATGGGCTCGGCGAGCCTGGTCATCTACCTGTTCCACGGCTTCGTCGTGAAGGAGCTGGAGTACCTCGGCTTCGTCGAGTGGGCCCACGACCGGCCCTGGCTCGGTCTGCTGGCCGCGGTCGGCGTCGGTGTCGGTGTGGCCCTGGCCCTGGCCGCGCCGCCCGTCCGGCGGGTCCTCGAGCGGGTCGTGGACCCGTTCGACGTCGCCCACCGCCGGGTCCGCGAGGCGGTGCAGCTGACCGGTGTCGTGCACGAGCAGGAGCGGGAGACAGCGGACGCGGGGTTGGTGGGCGCCGGCCGGTAG
- a CDS encoding metallopeptidase family protein — protein sequence MEHDELVPRRRRDRRGRGMRGPAVQPLTATGHRPPLPRSRREVFDKIMLDVVTDIDARWSEHLGLVEYAVEDAPQLPDDWDSGRVPLSSLVRGSGTTPTRLVVFRRPLEHRAADRADLEAIVLALVVEQVAELLGIEPHDVDPRYPSDLDDD from the coding sequence ATGGAGCACGACGAGCTGGTCCCCCGCCGACGCCGCGACCGGCGCGGACGCGGGATGCGCGGCCCGGCGGTGCAGCCGCTGACCGCGACCGGACACCGGCCGCCGCTGCCGCGCAGCCGCCGCGAGGTCTTCGACAAGATCATGCTCGACGTCGTCACCGACATCGACGCGCGCTGGTCGGAGCACCTCGGCCTGGTGGAGTACGCCGTCGAGGACGCCCCCCAGCTCCCCGACGACTGGGACTCGGGCCGGGTGCCGCTGTCCTCGCTCGTGCGCGGGTCCGGTACGACGCCGACCCGGCTGGTGGTGTTCCGCCGGCCGCTCGAGCACCGTGCCGCCGACCGGGCCGACCTCGAGGCGATCGTGCTGGCGCTCGTGGTCGAGCAGGTCGCCGAGCTGCTCGGCATCGAGCCGCACGACGTGGACCCGCGCTACCCGTCCGACCTCGACGACGACTGA
- the cofD gene encoding 2-phospho-L-lactate transferase, with product MRKLTVLSGGMGGARFLQGLLHGIAAGTLPGVAPDAHVTVVANNADDWWIHGLKVCPDLDTVMYTLGDGIDLERGWGRRAETWSAKEELAAYGVEPTWFGLGDRDIATHLVRTQMLDAGYPLSQVTQALCKRWLEPTYGDRLSLLPMTDDRVETHIAVADAESASGKRVVHFQEYWVRLRAEVPAEQVVFVGLDQSSPAPGVLDAIAGAELVVLPPSNPVVSVGTILGVPGLRDAVRSTDAKVVGLSPIVGDSHVRGMAEQMLTSIGVEVSAAGVGLNYGAREAGGVLDGWLVDERDAAQVPRLEAAGIRAAAVPLMMTDHDATAAMAAAAIELVR from the coding sequence CTGCGGAAGCTGACCGTCCTCTCGGGCGGCATGGGCGGAGCCCGTTTCCTGCAAGGCCTGCTGCACGGCATCGCCGCTGGAACCCTACCCGGTGTCGCCCCTGACGCCCACGTGACGGTGGTCGCCAACAACGCCGACGACTGGTGGATCCACGGCCTCAAGGTGTGTCCCGACCTCGACACCGTGATGTACACCCTCGGCGACGGCATCGACCTCGAGCGGGGCTGGGGCCGGCGGGCCGAGACGTGGAGCGCCAAGGAGGAGCTGGCGGCGTACGGCGTCGAGCCCACCTGGTTCGGGCTCGGCGACCGCGACATCGCCACCCACCTGGTGCGCACCCAGATGCTCGACGCCGGGTACCCGCTGTCGCAGGTGACGCAGGCGCTGTGCAAGCGCTGGCTGGAGCCGACGTACGGCGACCGGCTGAGCCTGCTCCCGATGACCGACGACCGCGTCGAGACGCACATCGCGGTCGCCGACGCCGAGAGCGCCAGCGGCAAGAGGGTCGTGCACTTCCAGGAGTACTGGGTCCGGCTGCGCGCCGAGGTCCCCGCCGAGCAGGTCGTGTTCGTCGGCCTCGACCAGTCCTCCCCCGCGCCCGGCGTGCTCGACGCGATCGCGGGTGCCGAGCTCGTCGTGCTGCCCCCGTCGAACCCGGTGGTGTCGGTCGGCACCATCCTCGGCGTCCCCGGCCTGCGCGACGCCGTGCGCTCCACCGACGCGAAGGTCGTCGGCCTGTCCCCCATCGTCGGCGACAGCCACGTGCGTGGCATGGCCGAGCAGATGCTGACCTCGATCGGCGTCGAGGTCAGCGCGGCCGGCGTCGGGCTCAACTACGGCGCCCGTGAGGCCGGCGGGGTGCTCGACGGCTGGCTGGTCGACGAGCGCGACGCCGCCCAGGTGCCCCGGCTCGAGGCCGCCGGGATCCGCGCGGCCGCCGTACCGCTGATGATGACCGACCACGACGCCACCGCCGCGATGGCCGCAGCCGCGATCGAGCTGGTGCGCTGA
- a CDS encoding phosphomannomutase/phosphoglucomutase translates to MATTSPDNLGKVFKAYDVRGLVGEQLDEELARATGAAYVEVLGVDAMVIGYDMRPSSPSLAGAFADGATAAGADVTMIGLASTDQLYFASGHLNLPGAMFTASHNPAAYNGIKLCRALAQPVGMESGLAEIRDRVAAGGAPAAGRRTGSIDSHDVLQAYAAHLLTLAPVTGRRLKVVVDAGNGMAGHTAPAVFGRLSDQVEMVPLYFELDGTFPNHEANPIEPDNLVDLQKAVVAEQADIGLAFDGDADRCFLVDERGDLVSPSTLTALIAARELAKEPGATVIHNLITSRAVPEIVTELGGTPVRTRVGHSFIKATMAETEAIFGGEHSGHFYFRDFWRADSGMLAALHAMAALAESDRPLSDLLAGYARYPLSGEINSTVADQAAVLAALEAAYGGQDGVSTDKLDGLSVGHADWAFNVRASNTEPLLRLNVEGKDEATMTRVRDEVLAIIRSGR, encoded by the coding sequence ATGGCCACGACCAGTCCTGACAACCTCGGCAAGGTCTTCAAGGCCTACGACGTCCGCGGTCTCGTCGGCGAGCAGCTCGACGAGGAGTTGGCGCGAGCGACCGGCGCGGCGTACGTCGAGGTGCTCGGCGTCGACGCGATGGTGATCGGCTACGACATGCGCCCGAGCTCGCCGTCGCTGGCCGGCGCGTTCGCCGACGGCGCGACGGCCGCCGGCGCCGACGTGACGATGATCGGCCTCGCGTCGACCGACCAGCTCTACTTCGCCTCCGGCCACCTGAACCTGCCGGGCGCGATGTTCACCGCGAGCCACAACCCGGCGGCCTACAACGGCATCAAGCTGTGCCGCGCGCTGGCGCAGCCGGTCGGCATGGAGAGCGGCCTCGCCGAGATCCGCGACCGGGTCGCCGCGGGCGGTGCGCCGGCCGCCGGCCGCCGCACCGGGTCCATCGACTCCCACGACGTCCTCCAGGCGTACGCCGCGCACCTGCTCACGCTCGCCCCGGTCACGGGCCGCCGGTTGAAGGTCGTCGTCGACGCCGGCAACGGCATGGCCGGCCACACCGCGCCCGCCGTCTTCGGCCGCCTCTCCGACCAGGTCGAGATGGTGCCGCTCTACTTCGAGCTCGACGGCACCTTCCCCAACCACGAGGCCAACCCGATCGAGCCCGACAACCTGGTCGACCTGCAGAAGGCGGTCGTCGCCGAGCAGGCCGACATCGGCCTGGCCTTCGACGGCGACGCCGACCGCTGCTTCCTCGTCGACGAGCGCGGCGACCTCGTCTCGCCGTCCACGCTGACCGCCCTCATCGCCGCCCGCGAGCTCGCCAAGGAGCCGGGCGCCACGGTGATCCACAACCTGATCACCTCGCGCGCCGTGCCCGAGATCGTCACCGAGCTGGGCGGTACTCCGGTCCGCACCCGCGTCGGGCACTCCTTCATCAAGGCCACGATGGCCGAGACCGAGGCGATCTTCGGCGGCGAGCACAGCGGCCACTTCTACTTCCGCGACTTCTGGCGCGCCGACTCCGGCATGCTCGCCGCGCTGCACGCGATGGCGGCGCTGGCCGAGTCCGACCGTCCGCTCTCCGACCTGCTCGCCGGCTACGCCCGCTACCCGCTCAGCGGCGAGATCAACAGCACCGTCGCCGACCAGGCCGCGGTGCTCGCCGCGCTGGAGGCGGCGTACGGCGGCCAGGACGGAGTCAGCACCGACAAGCTCGACGGCCTCAGCGTGGGGCACGCGGACTGGGCGTTCAACGTGCGCGCCTCGAACACCGAGCCGCTGCTGCGGCTCAACGTCGAAGGAAAGGACGAAGCCACCATGACCCGAGTCCGGGACGAGGTCCTCGCCATCATCCGGAGCGGAAGGTGA
- a CDS encoding DUF3499 domain-containing protein: protein MSVTANAGPQSLRTCSRTACGRRAVATLTYVYADSTAVLGPLATYAEPHAYDLCDVHSERLSAPRGWEVVRLSLGTQQPGPSNDDLLALADAVREAARPVRREPVEAPREPGREVARKGHLRMLTTD, encoded by the coding sequence GTGAGTGTGACGGCGAACGCGGGACCGCAGAGCCTGCGAACCTGCTCGCGCACGGCGTGCGGCCGGCGCGCGGTCGCCACGCTGACCTACGTGTACGCCGACTCGACCGCCGTCCTCGGCCCGCTGGCGACCTACGCCGAGCCGCACGCCTACGACCTGTGCGACGTCCACAGCGAGCGCCTCTCGGCCCCGCGCGGCTGGGAGGTGGTCCGGCTCTCGCTCGGCACCCAGCAGCCCGGCCCGAGCAACGACGACCTGCTCGCGCTCGCCGACGCGGTCCGCGAGGCCGCCCGCCCGGTCCGGCGCGAGCCGGTCGAGGCACCGCGCGAGCCCGGTCGCGAGGTGGCCCGCAAGGGGCACCTCAGGATGCTCACCACCGACTGA
- a CDS encoding glycosyltransferase family 2 protein — protein MSQQPEVAVLLVSHDGSTWLPAVLDGLLAQTAPPARVVAVDTGSKDGSADLVRAALADQLPLEQRSLPGGTGFPDAVAEGLLVLGETGTAPEWVWILHDDANPAPGALAALLAVAAQRPDADILGPKLREWPSLRRLLELGVTISGTGRRETGLERGEYDQGQHDEIREVLAVNSAGMLVRRRVLEDLGGFDAALPIFGNDIDLGWRAAAAGRTTLVVPDAVVFHAEAAHRGIRRTPLTGRHTHFQERRAALFTLLANGRGATLPLQVLRLTLGSLLRVLGLLGVRAVGEALDELAALVSVLRHPGQVRAARRARRAAATGDTDRARVRRLLAPWWVPYRHGLDFAGDLVAAATNQAADVADRRRIAAAERDAATAPPAARHRDEDEDFADTGIVVRFLTNPVAVATAITVLALLIGVRDVVGGVAGGALSPAPGGVGDWWALHLEGRHPIGFGSDVPAPPYVLPLAVLGLPFGPSLLMSLLMAFSAPLGLWGAWRFLRVVGRLVTPYGAPRWLLLWGSVTWALVPLVAGAWGGGRWGIVVAAAVLPWMAHAALGFADPDAGHRWRAGWRTGLALALLTAVAPPAWLVVAVLIAVLLGIAVRLLPGEAGDRSVWGPPVLALAVPLLVLLPWWLPALLEGGIAGTVLDIGRWPTAATSGWDLLAGRLGGLGAPVPVGYVLPVLALLALVPRATRIPVVVCWLVAAVTAVVAVPLAVVSIDIAGPVGQQPGLGAVLLVLQGAWITAILLGGLSLHHLGDQAKPAQAVLALAGAVGLVVPLVGLVWFAGWGGEELDDPPVSDVPVYMAQRAEQAEQNGVLVLRGSKDTGLRYDVHRGDGLTVGEDEIAALTPEDEKVTATIRSLVTSPDPDAVARLADLGILYIVQAAPADGSVAAGLDATTGLVQASSERGTRAWQVSPEPGPLPSHHAWLRWLLLLVQAAAIPVLVVLALPPLRRNRDE, from the coding sequence GTGTCGCAACAACCCGAGGTGGCTGTCCTCCTGGTCAGCCACGACGGCAGCACCTGGCTGCCGGCGGTCCTCGACGGCCTTCTCGCGCAGACCGCGCCCCCCGCGCGCGTGGTGGCCGTCGACACCGGCAGCAAGGACGGCAGTGCCGACCTGGTCCGGGCCGCGTTGGCCGACCAACTGCCCCTCGAGCAGCGGTCACTGCCCGGCGGCACCGGGTTCCCCGACGCCGTCGCCGAGGGCCTGCTCGTGCTGGGCGAGACCGGCACCGCACCCGAGTGGGTGTGGATCCTCCACGACGACGCGAACCCCGCGCCGGGCGCGCTCGCCGCGCTGCTCGCCGTCGCCGCGCAGCGTCCCGACGCCGACATCCTCGGCCCCAAGCTGCGCGAGTGGCCCTCGCTGCGCCGGCTGCTCGAGCTCGGCGTCACCATCAGCGGGACCGGCCGCCGCGAGACCGGGCTGGAGCGCGGCGAGTACGACCAGGGCCAGCACGACGAGATCCGCGAGGTGCTCGCGGTCAACTCGGCCGGCATGCTGGTGCGCCGCCGGGTGCTCGAGGACCTCGGCGGGTTCGACGCCGCGCTGCCGATCTTCGGCAACGACATCGACCTCGGCTGGCGCGCCGCCGCGGCCGGCCGCACCACGCTCGTCGTCCCCGACGCCGTCGTCTTCCACGCCGAGGCCGCCCACCGCGGCATCCGTCGCACGCCGCTGACCGGACGGCACACCCACTTCCAGGAGCGCCGCGCCGCGCTCTTCACGCTGCTCGCCAACGGCCGCGGCGCCACCCTTCCTCTGCAGGTGCTGCGGCTGACCCTCGGCTCGCTGCTGCGCGTGCTCGGCCTGCTCGGCGTCCGTGCCGTCGGTGAGGCGCTCGACGAGCTCGCCGCCCTGGTGTCCGTGCTGCGGCATCCCGGCCAGGTCCGCGCGGCCCGCCGGGCACGGCGCGCGGCGGCGACGGGTGACACCGACCGCGCCCGAGTACGACGCCTGCTGGCCCCGTGGTGGGTGCCCTACCGGCACGGCCTCGACTTCGCGGGCGACCTCGTCGCCGCCGCGACCAACCAGGCCGCCGACGTCGCCGACCGGCGCCGGATCGCGGCCGCCGAGCGCGACGCCGCCACCGCGCCTCCGGCGGCGCGGCACCGCGACGAGGACGAGGACTTCGCCGACACCGGCATCGTCGTGCGCTTCTTGACCAACCCGGTCGCCGTCGCGACCGCGATCACCGTCCTCGCGCTGCTCATCGGCGTGCGCGACGTCGTCGGGGGAGTGGCCGGCGGTGCGCTGTCGCCCGCGCCCGGCGGCGTCGGCGACTGGTGGGCGCTGCACCTCGAGGGCCGCCACCCGATCGGCTTCGGGAGCGACGTCCCGGCCCCGCCGTACGTCCTGCCGCTCGCGGTGCTCGGCCTGCCGTTCGGCCCGTCCCTGCTGATGTCCCTGCTCATGGCGTTCTCGGCCCCGCTCGGGCTGTGGGGCGCCTGGCGTTTCCTGCGCGTGGTGGGTCGCCTCGTCACGCCGTACGGCGCCCCGCGGTGGCTGTTGCTGTGGGGCTCGGTGACCTGGGCGCTGGTGCCGCTGGTCGCCGGCGCGTGGGGCGGTGGGCGCTGGGGGATCGTCGTCGCGGCGGCCGTGCTGCCGTGGATGGCGCACGCCGCGCTCGGCTTCGCCGACCCCGACGCCGGCCACCGCTGGCGCGCCGGCTGGCGCACCGGCCTCGCGCTCGCGCTGCTGACCGCGGTCGCGCCGCCCGCCTGGCTGGTGGTCGCGGTCCTGATCGCGGTGCTGCTCGGCATCGCCGTGCGGCTGCTGCCCGGCGAGGCCGGCGACCGCTCGGTGTGGGGGCCACCGGTGCTGGCCCTAGCGGTGCCGCTGCTCGTGCTGCTTCCGTGGTGGCTCCCGGCCCTGCTCGAAGGCGGGATCGCGGGCACGGTGCTCGACATCGGCCGCTGGCCGACGGCCGCGACCTCCGGCTGGGACCTGCTGGCCGGACGCCTCGGCGGCCTCGGCGCCCCCGTACCGGTCGGCTACGTGCTGCCGGTCCTGGCCCTGCTGGCGCTGGTGCCGCGGGCGACCCGGATCCCGGTCGTGGTGTGCTGGCTGGTCGCTGCCGTGACGGCGGTGGTCGCCGTACCCCTGGCCGTCGTGAGCATCGACATCGCCGGTCCGGTGGGCCAGCAGCCCGGGCTCGGCGCCGTCCTGCTGGTGCTCCAGGGGGCGTGGATCACCGCGATCCTGCTGGGCGGACTGTCCCTGCACCACCTGGGCGACCAGGCCAAGCCCGCCCAGGCCGTGTTGGCCCTGGCCGGCGCCGTGGGGCTGGTCGTGCCGCTCGTCGGCCTGGTGTGGTTCGCCGGCTGGGGCGGCGAAGAGCTCGACGACCCACCCGTGTCCGACGTCCCCGTCTACATGGCTCAGCGCGCCGAACAGGCCGAGCAGAACGGCGTCCTGGTGCTGCGCGGCAGCAAGGACACCGGCCTGCGCTACGACGTCCACCGCGGCGACGGGCTCACCGTCGGGGAGGACGAGATCGCCGCCCTGACGCCGGAGGACGAGAAGGTCACCGCCACCATCCGCTCGCTGGTCACCTCGCCCGACCCGGACGCGGTGGCCCGCCTCGCCGACCTCGGCATCCTCTACATCGTCCAGGCGGCGCCGGCCGACGGCTCGGTCGCCGCCGGCCTCGACGCCACCACCGGACTCGTCCAGGCCAGCTCCGAGCGCGGTACCCGCGCCTGGCAGGTCAGCCCGGAGCCGGGACCGCTGCCGAGCCACCACGCCTGGCTGCGCTGGCTCCTGCTGCTGGTCCAGGCCGCCGCGATCCCGGTGCTGGTCGTGCTCGCCCTCCCGCCGCTGCGAAGGAACCGCGATGAGTGA